In the genome of Hippoglossus hippoglossus isolate fHipHip1 chromosome 12, fHipHip1.pri, whole genome shotgun sequence, one region contains:
- the gtf3c4 gene encoding general transcription factor 3C polypeptide 4, protein MAAVSPSDSGTSLPRDVVIKTEPEVEAETESGLASGSEGPPVKRDPVVPLLSPVSGLQPLAWSQDHRLAVCTTSSLALMELVCDVHSGKQELMLHRTSIPVPGEATRLRVGTAEEHSKMVEKFSTHPVPTVRQVFLADRVMNPSVVAHKGIKYASWSPLGCDSNGRCLLACLTLDHRLTIHNSYKRLEWSMLVNLTKRYSERLKERGYARKDNEPPQENLQDFEELQRRFRMQTPLRMEWSSIYTIKQVQPDNTGMDLEMVLLAVLMENGDLVLWKFDLPFVNGDDVMFYDIIESGVIRPSNLAWWEYENSDRRMSGLIIGSEVGPVKIMPVSLTGVKGYFTLRHPVILWKDCDEIAVENIKCVQMIHPIHKCSCSLIVASRGCYVFWCLLMISPAGLNVHNSHVVGLHSLPVVSLAVSQHGVAVYSCSIDGCIKKLTPTFTENTLIFKQDDMMRLENLTGRRIHGIAVSHNGAYIAMVSTQGMVDSHHPITRTYQVHFLTLKTPESAAALLLKSPVQNLYKLADLLDIVRWQILKNKCIPSALQEELDQRIQEVDSPYLWRFKLFLVRILYQSLQSPPTDHRWKPSQVGSKVFIRDADEEDGEDEEDCVLEEGDSVGGKPEKEENREEQMAEVQAWVNSVESHLMRENMKKVLGVVYLNTWIAQNTSIPTCGLVEYLAKDTNDRNSEILIGHMKKKINKQTFPEHCSLCQAVLPFTDHKQAICENGHMWLRCVLSYQACQTLTFRRCLLLDSIARLPKPEDPEWIKKILQAPCTLCDSPMI, encoded by the exons ATGGCGGCCGTCAGTCCGTCAGACTCGGGGACGTCGCTTCCCAGAGACGTTGTGATCAAGACGGAGCCGGAGGTGGAGGCGGAGACGGAGAGCGGGCTGGCGTCCGGCTCGGAGGGGCCGCCGGTGAAGCGGGACCCCGTGGTGCCGCTCCTGTCCCCGGTCAGCGGGCTGCAGCCGCTCGCCTGGTCGCAGGACCACCGCCTGGCCGTGTGCACCACCAGCTCCCTGGCGCTGATGGAGCTGGTGTGCGACGTCCACAGCGGGAAACAGGAGCTGATGCTGCACCGGACCTCCATCCCCGTCCCCGGCGAGGCCACCAGACTGCGG GTGGGAACAGCGGAAGAGCATTCAAAAATGGTGGAGAAGTTCAGCACGCATCCGGTCCCCACCGTGAGGCAAGTTTTTCTGGCCGACAGAGTGATGAACCCGTCAGTGGTTGCGCACAAGGGAATAAAGTATGCCAGTTGGTCTCCGTTAGGTTGTGACTCTAATGGACGGTGTTTGCTCGCGTGCCTAACGCTGGACCACAGACTTACCATTCATAACAGCTACAAGCGCCTCGAGTGGAGCATGCTCGTCAATCTCACCAAAAGGTACAGTGAGAGGTTAAAGGAGCGAGGCTACGCCAGGAAAGACAACGAGCCGCCGCAGGAAAACCTGCAGGACtttgaggagctgcagcggcgCTTCCGTATGCAGACGCCCCTGAGGATGGAGTGGTCAAGCATTTACACGATCAAACAGGTTCAGCCGGACAACACGGGCATGGACTTGGAGATGGTCCTCCTGGCTGTCTTGATGGAAAACGGCGACCTTGTTTTGTGGAAGTTTGATTTGCCGTTTGTAAACGGGgatgatgtcatgttttatgACATCATCGAATCCGGTGTGATTCGACCCAGTAACTTGGCGTGGTGGGAGTATGAAAACTCAGATCGCCGGATGAGCGGCCTGATCATCGGCAGTGAGGTGGGACCAGTTAAGATCATGCCGGTCAGCCTGACGGGAGTGAAGGGCTACTTCACCCTGCGACACCCTGTCATCCTCTGGAAGGACTGCGACGAGATAGCTGTGGAAAACATCAAATGCGTCCAGATGATCCACCCGATCCATaaatgcagctgcagcctcatcGTCGCCTCACGGGGATGTTACGTCTTTTGGTGTCTGCTCATGATTTCACCAGCCGGACTTAATGTGCACAACTCTCACGTGGTGGGGCTTCACTCGCTCCCCGTGGTCTCGCTAGCGGTCAGTCAACATGGCGTTGCAGTGTATTCATGCTCCATAGACGGGTGTATAAAAAAGCTGACACCTACATTTACTGAGAATACTTTGATTTTCAAACAAGACGACATGATGCGACTCGAAAACCTGACAGGGCGGCGGATACATGGGATTGCGGTAAGCCACAATGGAGCGTATATTGCTATGGTCAGCACACAAGGTATGGTGGACAGCCACCATCCAATCACCAGGACCTACCAGGTTCACTTTTTGACCCTGAAAACGCCAGAAAGTGCAGCAGCACTGCTGCTAAAGTCTCCCGTACAGAACTTGTACAAACTGGCTGACCTGCTTGACATCGTGAGGTGGCAAATTCTGAAAAACAAGTGCATCCCTTCAGCACTGCAGGAAGAGCTTGACCAAAGGATCCAGGAAGTAGACTCGCCCTATTTGTGGCGTTTTAAGCTCTTTTTGGTTCGTATACTTTACCAGTCTCTGCAGTCACCTCCGACAGATCATCGCTGGAAACCCAGCCAAGTGGGAAGCAAAGTGTTTATAAGGGACGCAGACGAGGAGGATGGGGAGGACGAAGAAGATTGTGTGCTAGAGGAAGGCGATTCTGTCGGAGGGAAGccggagaaggaggagaatcGCGAGGAGCAGATGGCGGAGGTGCAGGCTTGGGTTAACTCTGTAGAGAGTCACCTGATGAGAGAGAACATGAAGAAGGTGCTGGGGGTGGTGTACCTCAACACCTGGATCGCTCAGAACACCAGTATACCCACCTGTGGCCTGGTGGAGTACCTCGCCAAAGACACTAACGACAGAAATTCAGAG ATCCTGATTGGCCACATGAAGAAAAAGATTAACAAGCAGACGTTCCCGGAGCACTGCAGCCTGTGTCAGGCCGTGCTTCCCTTCACCGACCACAAACAAGCGATCTGTGAAAACGGTCACATGTGGCTCAG gtgtgtgttgtCATACCAGGCCTGCCAGACGCTGACGTTCAGACGTTGCCTCCTGCTGGATAGCATCGCCAGACTGCCAAAGCCTGAGG ATCCGGAGTGGATCAAGAAGATCCTGCAGGCGCCCTGCACGCTCTGCGACTCGCCGATGATCTAG